In one window of Paraburkholderia phymatum STM815 DNA:
- a CDS encoding UDP-2,3-diacylglucosamine diphosphatase encodes MLQETPLRSVAAGVPGEGKRPHAARPFFFIADLHLSEAIPQTVAAFEHFVMVTAEHADSVFILGDLFEYWIGDDMLAEPFAARMAKLMHTLSERGIALYIMHGNRDFLLGKRFMKAAGAIWLPDPFVITAFGTKIALTHGDAQCTLDRGYQRFRGFARNRIAQWLFLAWPYRWRKALAEKMRRTSEAGRARPVTPRYDVTSEGVAALFKKTKTATMIHGHTHRPALHHEKGGMRWVLPDWDLDHGERRGGYVRIDSEGIKALRLDK; translated from the coding sequence ATGCTGCAAGAAACGCCGCTGCGAAGCGTCGCTGCGGGCGTGCCTGGCGAGGGCAAACGCCCTCACGCGGCGCGCCCGTTTTTCTTTATCGCCGACCTTCACCTGAGCGAGGCGATCCCGCAAACGGTCGCCGCGTTCGAGCATTTCGTCATGGTGACGGCCGAGCACGCGGATTCCGTCTTCATTCTCGGCGACCTGTTCGAATACTGGATCGGCGACGATATGCTCGCTGAACCCTTCGCTGCCCGCATGGCCAAGCTGATGCACACACTGTCGGAGCGCGGCATCGCGCTCTACATCATGCACGGCAACCGCGACTTCCTCTTGGGCAAACGCTTCATGAAAGCGGCGGGCGCGATCTGGCTACCCGATCCGTTCGTCATTACCGCGTTCGGCACCAAAATCGCGCTCACGCATGGCGACGCGCAGTGCACGCTGGACCGCGGCTACCAGCGCTTTCGCGGCTTTGCGCGCAATCGTATCGCGCAGTGGCTGTTTCTGGCATGGCCGTATCGCTGGCGCAAGGCGCTGGCCGAAAAGATGCGCAGAACGAGCGAAGCCGGACGTGCACGCCCGGTGACGCCGCGCTATGACGTGACGTCGGAAGGCGTCGCTGCGCTCTTCAAGAAGACGAAGACGGCTACGATGATTCACGGTCATACGCACCGGCCCGCGCTGCATCACGAGAAAGGCGGCATGCGCTGGGTACTGCCCGATTGGGATCTCGACCACGGCGAGCGCCGGGGCGGTTACGTGCGTATCGATTCCGAGGGGATCAAGGCGCTGCGGCTCGACAAATAG
- the cysE gene encoding serine O-acetyltransferase, protein MFTRLREDIATIRERDPAARSAWEVLTCYPGLHALIFHRFAHACWRANRRWLARFASQFGRFMTGIEIHPGATIGRRVFIDHGMGVVIGETAEVGDDCTIYQGVTLGGTSLTRGAKRHPTLERGVIVGAGAKVLGGFTIGADAKIGSNAVVVKPVPAGGTAVGNPARVIMPAGTGAIAPLEADAKPGAKPTRTRPGFCAYGITPNADDPVSLAIHGLIDHAATQSQRIDEIVAALERLGASLEALHGADAALLDLRRLSAAIAGKVEETTR, encoded by the coding sequence ATGTTCACGAGACTCCGCGAAGACATTGCCACGATCCGCGAGCGCGATCCCGCCGCCCGCAGCGCCTGGGAAGTCCTCACGTGTTACCCGGGCTTGCATGCGCTGATCTTCCATCGCTTCGCGCATGCCTGCTGGCGCGCCAATCGTCGCTGGCTCGCACGCTTCGCGTCGCAGTTCGGCCGCTTTATGACGGGCATCGAAATCCATCCCGGCGCGACCATTGGACGGCGTGTGTTCATCGATCACGGCATGGGCGTCGTGATCGGCGAGACGGCGGAAGTCGGCGACGATTGCACGATCTACCAGGGCGTCACGCTCGGCGGCACGTCGCTCACGCGCGGCGCGAAACGCCATCCGACACTCGAGCGCGGCGTGATCGTCGGTGCGGGCGCGAAGGTGCTCGGCGGCTTTACGATCGGTGCAGATGCGAAGATCGGTTCCAACGCGGTGGTCGTGAAGCCGGTGCCGGCAGGCGGCACGGCTGTCGGCAATCCGGCGCGCGTGATCATGCCGGCCGGGACAGGCGCGATCGCGCCGCTCGAGGCAGACGCGAAACCGGGCGCCAAACCGACTCGCACGCGCCCGGGGTTCTGCGCGTATGGCATCACGCCGAACGCTGATGATCCTGTGTCGCTTGCTATTCACGGTTTGATCGACCACGCGGCCACCCAGTCGCAGCGCATCGACGAAATCGTCGCCGCGCTTGAGCGGCTCGGCGCGAGTCTCGAAGCGCTGCACGGCGCCGATGCCGCGTTGCTGGATCTGCGCCGTCTGTCGGCGGCGATTGCGGGGAAGGTCGAGGAAACGACGCGCTAA
- a CDS encoding RNA methyltransferase has product MLIVVQTPSLTSSSPASDNSGTIGGGFTSTRFVLVEPSHPGNVGAAARALKTMGFSRLVLVSPRVADVKNDPEAIAMASGADDVLASAHVVPTLADALSGASWSLALTARAREYGPPQLAPRAAATQAREHAAHGDIALVFGNERTGLSNDDVERCSALAHIPANPAYSSLNLSQAIQVLSYELRMAYLVEGDTADPASGSAGALAASDEIERMYVHLENALIALDFLDPGNPKKLMSRLRRLFARSGLEREEVNIVRGIAKHILLKAKGPDAHER; this is encoded by the coding sequence ATGCTTATCGTGGTTCAGACGCCTTCCTTGACCTCCAGCAGTCCCGCTTCCGACAACTCCGGCACCATCGGCGGCGGCTTCACGTCGACGCGTTTCGTACTCGTCGAGCCCAGTCATCCCGGCAACGTCGGCGCAGCGGCTCGCGCGCTGAAGACAATGGGCTTCTCGCGGCTCGTGCTCGTGTCGCCGCGCGTGGCGGACGTGAAAAACGACCCGGAAGCGATCGCGATGGCCAGCGGCGCGGACGACGTGCTTGCATCCGCGCATGTCGTGCCGACGCTCGCAGACGCGCTGTCGGGGGCCAGCTGGTCGCTGGCGCTGACGGCGCGCGCCCGCGAATACGGGCCGCCGCAACTCGCGCCCCGCGCGGCCGCAACGCAGGCGCGCGAGCATGCCGCACATGGTGATATCGCGCTCGTGTTCGGCAACGAGCGCACGGGTCTGTCGAACGACGATGTCGAGCGATGCAGCGCGCTGGCGCATATTCCTGCCAACCCCGCCTACAGTTCGCTGAATCTGTCGCAGGCGATCCAGGTGCTGTCGTACGAGCTGCGGATGGCATATCTGGTCGAAGGCGACACCGCAGATCCCGCGTCGGGCAGCGCGGGCGCACTCGCTGCCAGCGACGAAATCGAGCGTATGTACGTGCATCTGGAAAACGCGCTGATCGCGCTCGACTTTCTGGACCCCGGCAATCCGAAGAAGCTGATGTCGCGGTTGCGGCGTCTCTTTGCGCGTTCGGGCCTCGAGCGCGAAGAGGTCAATATTGTGCGTGGCATCGCGAAGCACATTCTGCTGAAGGCGAAAGGGCCCGACGCCCACGAACGTTGA
- a CDS encoding inositol monophosphatase family protein produces MHPMLNIAVKAARRAGQIINRASLDLDLVQVSKKQHNDFVTEVDKASEAAIIETLTTAYPDHAILAEESGESGNESEYQWIIDPLDGTTNFIHGFQYYCVSIALAHKGIVTQAVVYDPTRNDLFTASRGRGAYLNDRRIRVGRRDRLADSLIGTGFPFREKDTLDAYTQLFADMTKACAGLRRPGAAALDLANVAAGRLDGFFEQGISAWDMAAGSLLVTEAGGLVGNYTGDSDFLHLHEIVVGNPKIYAQMIPILSRYTRTKEQAA; encoded by the coding sequence ATGCATCCCATGCTCAATATCGCTGTCAAGGCCGCTCGCCGCGCCGGGCAGATCATCAACCGCGCGTCGCTCGACCTCGACCTTGTGCAGGTCAGCAAGAAACAGCACAACGATTTCGTGACGGAGGTCGACAAGGCGTCGGAAGCGGCCATCATCGAAACGCTGACCACCGCCTACCCCGATCACGCCATCCTCGCCGAAGAGTCCGGCGAATCGGGCAACGAGTCCGAATATCAATGGATCATCGATCCCCTCGACGGCACCACGAACTTCATTCACGGCTTCCAGTACTACTGCGTGTCGATTGCGCTCGCGCACAAGGGCATCGTCACGCAGGCGGTCGTCTATGACCCGACGCGCAATGACCTGTTCACGGCATCGCGCGGCCGCGGTGCGTACCTGAACGATCGCCGCATCCGCGTCGGGCGCCGCGACCGCCTCGCCGACAGCCTGATTGGCACGGGCTTCCCGTTCCGCGAAAAAGATACGCTCGACGCCTACACGCAACTCTTCGCCGACATGACCAAGGCCTGCGCGGGCCTGCGCCGTCCGGGCGCGGCGGCGCTCGATCTGGCGAACGTGGCAGCGGGCCGCCTCGACGGCTTCTTCGAGCAAGGCATCAGCGCATGGGACATGGCGGCAGGCAGCCTGCTCGTCACGGAAGCCGGCGGCCTCGTCGGCAATTACACGGGCGACTCGGACTTCCTGCATCTGCATGAGATCGTCGTGGGCAACCCGAAGATTTATGCGCAGATGATTCCGATTCTGTCGCGCTACACGCGGACGAAGGAACAGGCAGCGTAA
- the lplT gene encoding lysophospholipid transporter LplT encodes MKKGFYTIIAAQFVSSLADNALLIAAIALLTEIRSPAWMTPLLQIFFTISYVLLAPFVGAFADALQKRHVMFVSNALKAGGCLMMIGGVHPMIAYGVVGFGAAAYSPAKYGILTELLPAERLVAANAWLESATVLSTIVGTMLGGALISTYASHLVQHMQWPLIHSAAELAMLAVMITYAIAAALNVGIPDTGARYPNRLVEPGALVGEFVRCFNVLWADRLAQIALWVTTLMWGGAVTLQLLVLKWADVNLGLSLSKAAVIQGVAGLGIAIGAAAAAAWIPLRASLKVLPVGLITGGVAIAMAFYSKSLFPPGAGLRVGELFAPAYLIFAYPLMVLLGALSGFFIVPMNAILQHRGATLLTAGHSIAVQNFNQNLAVLLMLGAYAILLTAKMPVQWIIAVFGLFITGMMWLAQRRSAANAHMVDMRALIEE; translated from the coding sequence ATGAAGAAAGGTTTCTACACGATCATCGCCGCACAGTTCGTGTCGTCGCTCGCCGATAACGCGCTGCTGATCGCGGCCATCGCGCTGCTCACCGAAATCCGCTCGCCCGCGTGGATGACGCCGCTACTGCAAATCTTCTTCACGATTTCGTACGTCCTGCTCGCGCCCTTCGTGGGCGCATTCGCCGATGCGCTGCAAAAGCGCCACGTGATGTTCGTCTCGAATGCGTTGAAGGCAGGTGGCTGCCTGATGATGATCGGCGGTGTGCATCCGATGATCGCATATGGGGTGGTCGGCTTCGGCGCGGCCGCATACTCCCCCGCGAAGTACGGCATTCTGACCGAACTGTTGCCCGCCGAACGGCTCGTCGCCGCGAACGCGTGGCTCGAATCGGCAACCGTGCTGTCGACCATCGTCGGCACGATGCTGGGCGGCGCGCTGATCAGCACCTATGCGTCGCATCTGGTTCAGCATATGCAGTGGCCGCTGATCCATTCCGCCGCCGAGCTTGCAATGCTCGCGGTCATGATCACCTACGCGATCGCCGCGGCGCTCAACGTCGGCATCCCCGACACCGGGGCGCGCTATCCGAACCGGCTGGTCGAGCCCGGCGCGCTCGTCGGCGAGTTCGTGCGCTGTTTCAACGTGCTGTGGGCCGACCGCCTCGCGCAGATTGCGCTGTGGGTCACGACGCTGATGTGGGGCGGTGCCGTCACGCTGCAACTGCTCGTGCTCAAATGGGCGGATGTGAACCTCGGGTTGTCGCTTTCGAAGGCAGCCGTCATACAGGGCGTCGCCGGCCTGGGCATTGCGATCGGCGCGGCGGCGGCCGCTGCGTGGATTCCGCTGCGCGCTTCGCTCAAGGTGCTGCCCGTCGGTCTGATCACGGGCGGTGTCGCTATCGCGATGGCCTTCTACAGCAAGAGCTTGTTTCCTCCCGGCGCCGGTCTGCGCGTGGGCGAACTGTTTGCACCTGCTTATCTGATCTTCGCGTATCCGTTGATGGTCTTGCTCGGCGCGCTGTCGGGATTTTTCATCGTGCCGATGAACGCGATTCTCCAGCACCGCGGCGCGACGCTTCTCACGGCGGGCCACTCGATCGCCGTCCAGAACTTCAACCAGAACCTGGCCGTCCTGCTGATGCTCGGCGCCTACGCGATCCTGCTGACGGCGAAAATGCCCGTGCAGTGGATCATCGCCGTGTTCGGTCTGTTCATTACCGGAATGATGTGGCTTGCGCAACGGCGCAGCGCCGCGAACGCGCACATGGTGGACATGCGCGCGCTCATCGAGGAATGA
- the mutS gene encoding DNA mismatch repair protein MutS, which produces MGTQTAAASDIAQHTPMMQQYLRIKGEHPGTLVFYRMGDFYELFFDDAEKAARLLDLTLTQRGASGGNPIKMAGVPHHAVEQYLAKLVKLGESVAICEQIGDPATSKGPVERKVVRVVTPGTLTDAALLSDKSDTYLLAACAGHNRRGVVTTVGLAWLNLASGALRLAEVAPDQVAAALERIRPAEILVADAPSSSDANAWSVPTGFGATTRVPLWHFDVASGTQRLCDQLEVAGLDGFGAHSLTCACGAAGALLLYAAATQGQQLRHVRSLKVEYESEYIGLDPSTRRNLELTETLRGTDSPTLCSLLDTCCTTMGSRLLRHWLHHPPRDASFAQARQQAIGALLDSPPQASLDALCGALRQISDIERITGRLALLSARPRDLSSLRDTFIALPELRAQLVPLTGAADSLARIHASLEPPADCVDLLTRAVAQEPAAMIRDGGVIARGYDVDLDELRDISENCGQFLIDLETRERARTGIGNLRVEYNKVHGFYIEVTRGQTDKVPDDYRRRQTLKNAERYITPELKTFEDKALSAQERALAREKALYDALLQSLLPFIADCQRVASALAELDLLAAFAERARALDWVAPNFSATGGIDIEQGRHPVVEAQVEQFIANDCMLNPERKLLLITGPNMGGKSTFMRQTALIALMAYVGSYVPARRASFGPIDRIFTRIGAADDLAGGRSTFMVEMTEAAAILNDATPQSLVLMDEIGRGTSTFDGLALAWAIARHLLAHNGCHTLFATHYFELTQLPAEFPHAANVHLSAVEHGHGIVFLHAVNEGPANQSYGLQVAQLAGVPNAVIRAARKHLAYLEQQSAGAPAPQLDLFSAPVAMLEDADDESIAPALDAATRTLVERLRDIDPNDLRPRDALDLLYELHELAKSPDAPR; this is translated from the coding sequence ATGGGCACTCAAACGGCAGCCGCAAGCGACATCGCGCAACATACACCCATGATGCAGCAGTATCTGCGCATCAAAGGGGAGCATCCGGGCACGCTCGTGTTCTATCGGATGGGCGACTTCTATGAACTGTTCTTCGACGACGCGGAAAAAGCCGCGCGCCTGCTCGATCTGACGCTCACACAGCGCGGCGCATCGGGCGGCAATCCGATCAAGATGGCGGGCGTGCCGCATCACGCCGTCGAGCAATATCTGGCGAAACTGGTCAAGCTCGGCGAGTCGGTCGCGATCTGTGAACAGATCGGCGACCCGGCAACGTCAAAAGGGCCAGTGGAGCGCAAGGTTGTGCGCGTAGTGACGCCGGGCACGCTGACGGACGCCGCCCTGCTCTCCGACAAGAGCGACACCTATCTGCTCGCGGCGTGCGCGGGACACAACCGGCGCGGCGTGGTCACGACCGTCGGTCTCGCCTGGCTCAATCTGGCGAGCGGCGCGCTGCGCCTCGCTGAAGTCGCGCCGGATCAGGTCGCGGCCGCGCTGGAGCGTATCCGTCCCGCGGAAATCCTCGTTGCCGACGCGCCGTCGTCGAGCGACGCGAATGCCTGGTCGGTGCCCACGGGTTTCGGCGCGACCACGCGCGTGCCGCTCTGGCACTTCGACGTCGCGTCGGGCACGCAACGGCTGTGCGATCAACTGGAAGTCGCGGGGCTCGATGGCTTCGGCGCCCATTCGCTGACGTGCGCGTGCGGCGCGGCGGGCGCGTTGCTGCTGTACGCCGCGGCCACGCAAGGTCAGCAATTGCGCCACGTCCGCAGTCTGAAAGTCGAATACGAATCGGAGTACATCGGTCTCGATCCGTCCACGCGGCGCAATCTCGAACTCACCGAAACGCTGCGCGGCACGGATTCGCCCACACTCTGCTCGCTGCTCGATACCTGCTGCACGACGATGGGCAGCCGCCTGCTGCGTCACTGGCTGCATCATCCACCGCGCGATGCGTCATTCGCCCAGGCGCGCCAGCAGGCCATCGGCGCGCTCCTCGACTCACCGCCGCAAGCCAGCCTCGATGCGTTGTGCGGCGCGCTGAGGCAGATCTCGGATATCGAACGGATCACGGGGCGGCTCGCGCTGCTGTCCGCACGTCCTCGAGATCTGTCCAGCCTGCGCGATACGTTCATCGCGCTGCCCGAGCTGCGCGCGCAGCTCGTCCCACTCACAGGGGCAGCGGATTCTCTCGCGCGCATCCATGCATCGCTCGAACCGCCCGCCGACTGCGTCGATCTGCTGACACGCGCCGTCGCGCAGGAACCGGCGGCGATGATTCGCGACGGCGGCGTGATTGCACGCGGCTACGACGTTGATCTCGATGAACTGCGAGATATTTCGGAGAACTGTGGACAGTTCCTTATCGACCTCGAAACGCGTGAACGCGCGCGAACGGGCATCGGCAATCTGCGCGTCGAGTACAACAAGGTGCACGGCTTCTATATCGAAGTCACGCGCGGCCAGACGGACAAAGTGCCCGACGACTATCGCCGCCGCCAGACCCTGAAGAATGCTGAGCGCTACATCACGCCCGAGCTGAAGACTTTCGAGGACAAGGCGCTGTCCGCGCAGGAACGCGCCCTCGCGCGGGAAAAGGCCTTGTACGACGCGCTGCTGCAATCGCTGCTGCCGTTTATCGCCGACTGCCAGCGTGTCGCATCGGCGCTCGCCGAACTCGATCTGCTTGCTGCGTTCGCCGAACGGGCCCGCGCGCTCGACTGGGTTGCGCCGAACTTTTCTGCAACGGGCGGCATCGATATCGAGCAGGGACGGCACCCCGTGGTCGAAGCGCAGGTCGAGCAGTTCATCGCGAATGACTGCATGCTGAACCCCGAACGCAAGCTGCTGCTGATTACCGGTCCGAACATGGGCGGTAAGTCCACCTTCATGCGGCAGACGGCGCTGATCGCCTTGATGGCGTATGTCGGCAGTTATGTACCGGCGCGCCGCGCGTCGTTTGGCCCGATCGACCGGATATTCACGCGCATCGGCGCCGCCGACGATCTGGCGGGTGGCCGCTCGACCTTCATGGTCGAAATGACGGAAGCGGCCGCCATTCTGAACGATGCAACACCGCAGAGTCTTGTGCTGATGGACGAAATCGGCCGCGGCACGTCAACCTTCGACGGCCTCGCGCTCGCGTGGGCGATCGCGCGGCACCTGCTTGCGCATAACGGCTGCCATACGCTCTTCGCGACGCACTACTTCGAATTGACGCAACTGCCCGCCGAGTTCCCGCACGCGGCGAACGTGCACCTGTCGGCTGTCGAACACGGGCACGGCATCGTGTTCCTGCATGCCGTCAACGAAGGCCCTGCGAACCAGAGCTACGGCCTGCAGGTCGCGCAGCTCGCGGGCGTACCGAATGCGGTGATTCGCGCTGCGCGCAAGCACCTTGCCTACCTGGAGCAGCAATCGGCCGGGGCGCCCGCGCCGCAGCTCGATCTCTTCTCAGCGCCCGTGGCGATGCTCGAAGACGCCGACGACGAATCCATTGCGCCGGCACTCGATGCCGCAACCCGGACGCTCGTCGAACGCTTGCGCGACATCGACCCAAACGATCTGCGGCCGCGCGACGCGCTCGACCTGCTCTACGAACTGCATGAACTGGCCAAGTCGCCAGATGCGCCGCGCTGA
- a CDS encoding FKBP-type peptidyl-prolyl cis-trans isomerase, which yields MKIAKNTVVSVSYKLSDAQGNLIEESDEPMVYLHGGYDGTFPKIEEELDGHEPGFETQIQLEPGDAFGEYDPELVKIEPRNRFPEPLEVGMQFEGTPEEGDEDLDSLIYTVTDVAEDKVVLDGNHPLAGMALRFALTVKDVREATEDEIQHEHAHGASGLEIVDEDDDEDGADEGEPSRPTLH from the coding sequence ATGAAAATCGCAAAGAACACCGTCGTATCGGTCTCTTACAAGCTGTCGGATGCGCAAGGCAATCTGATCGAGGAAAGCGACGAGCCGATGGTTTATCTGCACGGCGGCTATGATGGCACGTTCCCCAAGATCGAGGAAGAGCTCGACGGCCATGAGCCCGGCTTCGAAACCCAGATCCAGCTGGAGCCGGGCGACGCATTCGGCGAATACGATCCTGAACTCGTGAAGATCGAGCCGCGCAACCGGTTTCCGGAGCCTTTGGAAGTCGGCATGCAGTTTGAAGGCACGCCCGAAGAGGGCGACGAAGACCTCGATTCGCTGATCTACACGGTGACCGACGTCGCGGAAGACAAAGTCGTGCTCGACGGCAATCATCCGCTCGCCGGCATGGCACTGCGTTTCGCACTGACCGTGAAGGACGTGCGCGAAGCGACGGAAGATGAGATTCAGCATGAGCATGCGCATGGTGCGAGCGGCCTCGAAATCGTCGATGAAGACGATGACGAAGACGGTGCCGACGAAGGCGAACCGTCACGGCCGACGCTGCACTGA
- a CDS encoding cupin domain-containing protein — MPVRPPDYLAGTGSAPPSPASAYMSCAPSPDQPAALLGNLTPSQFMRRYWQKKPLLIRQAIPEIAAPLSRDELFELADQDEVESRLITHFRNKWQLEHGPFAADELPSVKQRAWTLLVQGVDLHNDRARALLDRFRFAPDARLDDLMISYATDGGGVGPHFDSYDVFLLQVHGKRRWRIGAQRDLTLQPGLPLKVLQHFEPEEEWVLEPGDMLYLPPHIAHDGVAEGECMTCSIGFRAPSTAELAAQFLYYLAERGEANGSGDGAALYRDPQQPAVANPAALPAALVDRVGAILAKIDWSEKDVSAFLGTYLSEPKPSVVFDPPEKPLNQARFFKRASKEGVRLDRKTVLLYDTRSYYLNGEESRLSGVKKWVIELADNRYMSAKRFVTLSQQSSVTALLHEWYRAGWIQTGELR; from the coding sequence ATGCCCGTGCGGCCCCCTGACTACCTCGCTGGCACAGGTTCAGCGCCTCCATCCCCGGCTTCCGCTTACATGTCTTGCGCACCGTCGCCTGATCAGCCTGCAGCGCTGCTCGGCAATCTGACACCATCGCAATTCATGCGGCGCTACTGGCAGAAAAAGCCGCTGCTCATCCGTCAGGCCATTCCCGAAATCGCAGCGCCGCTCTCGCGCGACGAACTGTTCGAACTGGCCGATCAGGACGAAGTCGAGTCACGTCTCATCACCCACTTTCGCAACAAATGGCAACTCGAGCATGGTCCGTTTGCTGCAGATGAATTGCCGTCCGTCAAACAACGCGCGTGGACCTTGCTCGTGCAAGGCGTCGACCTGCATAACGACCGCGCACGCGCACTGCTCGACCGTTTTCGCTTCGCGCCCGATGCGCGCCTTGACGATCTGATGATCTCGTACGCGACGGACGGCGGCGGCGTCGGTCCTCACTTCGACTCTTACGATGTCTTCCTGTTGCAGGTGCACGGCAAGCGTCGCTGGCGAATCGGCGCGCAACGCGACCTGACGTTGCAACCGGGTCTGCCGTTGAAAGTGCTTCAACACTTCGAACCGGAAGAAGAATGGGTGCTGGAGCCGGGCGACATGCTTTATCTGCCGCCCCACATCGCACATGACGGCGTTGCGGAAGGCGAATGCATGACGTGCTCAATCGGTTTCCGTGCGCCATCGACAGCTGAACTGGCCGCGCAATTCCTCTACTACCTTGCCGAGCGCGGCGAAGCGAATGGCTCCGGCGATGGCGCTGCGCTGTATCGTGATCCGCAGCAACCGGCTGTCGCGAACCCCGCGGCACTGCCCGCTGCGCTCGTGGACCGCGTGGGCGCAATCCTTGCTAAGATCGACTGGAGCGAGAAGGACGTTTCGGCGTTTCTGGGCACCTATCTGAGTGAACCGAAGCCGAGCGTCGTGTTCGATCCGCCTGAAAAACCGCTCAACCAGGCGCGTTTTTTTAAGCGCGCCAGCAAGGAAGGCGTGCGGCTCGATCGCAAAACTGTGCTGCTTTACGACACTCGCTCTTATTACCTGAATGGAGAAGAAAGCCGGTTGTCCGGCGTTAAAAAATGGGTGATTGAACTCGCCGACAACCGCTATATGAGTGCGAAACGCTTTGTAACACTCTCACAGCAATCGTCGGTGACAGCACTGCTACACGAGTGGTATCGTGCGGGCTGGATACAGACGGGTGAACTGAGATAA